The genomic region TTTAATAAACCTTCCATTTTTATGGGCACCTGATGACAGCACAACAAATGATACTGTGGAAATGCTCGAAGAAACAGGGGGTAAAGCAACTGTATTATTTGCTTCAGTTATTTTGGCTCCTCTCTTCGAAACGTTTTTCTACCAGTTCTCTGTAATCAAAATGGTGCGTTTTCTGATTAAATATTCCATATGGGCTTTTATTATTGCCATTCTTGGGTCCGCTCTTTTGTTTGCCTGGGACCACTCCT from Bacteroidales bacterium harbors:
- a CDS encoding CPBP family intramembrane metalloprotease; this encodes MKTLKLSNFLINTHLGVFLGIFFLLHLLINLPFLWAPDDSTTNDTVEMLEETGGKATVLFASVILAPLFETFFYQFSVIKMVRFLIKYSIWAFIIAILGSALLFAWDHSYSRYYQIGAFFIGILYASVFYIAQYRRELPAFLIVAILHSTWNLFVFIMDEIGY